One window of the Microplitis demolitor isolate Queensland-Clemson2020A chromosome 10, iyMicDemo2.1a, whole genome shotgun sequence genome contains the following:
- the LOC128668722 gene encoding uncharacterized protein LOC128668722, producing MVRNYKSKNTHMSWNELAMAKAIEAVNQGEMGYLAASKAFGVPKTTLRRRSNFYKLNNDIEFVSSKGLPRKFTPVFSPVQESELVSYLKDLESRLFGLSSFEVRILAYQLAEKNQIKHPFVNGVAGEDWLQGFLKRNPTLSLRKPESTSAARAAGFNRIVIQNFFNLLKQIMEKYNLLPHRIFNVDETGCSSVPKTHGKIIVEKGKKQVGILTSAERGKNVTMELCVSASGQFLPPLFIFPRKRMKPNLLNNTIPGSWGLCHSSGWMQHDLFLQWFQWFVDQVKPTSEDPVLLILDGHTTHTNNLDVIDYARDHHVVILCLPPHCTHRLQPLDVSVMKPISSYYEQEVKKWLSEHPGRVVTPEVLPMLFSNALNKAAKPETIINGFRKTGIYPMNPDIFDSKDFAPADTTNSNKPPEEQSLENLTQSLSDLCKTDFIEGPEPEQQPEQQQLEQQELRQQEPEKPELQQQLEEPVIIPIASTSTGKPSLRPPSRYFRPQIIDESSDEEMEKSLTENITKTAASSKATMRQNTSKFYVTPYDIKPLPSRDSPPKKRRRGVTRILTSKQYRDELEEKKNNQKIKNIIAEKVTNKNKAPKIKKKKSSQKEDSDCHCLYCNGLYSESKESWIQCNNCKMWSHDSCASIEEDFSDEYTCDYCENN from the exons atggtgcgcaattataaatcaaaaaatactcATATGTCATGGAATGAATTGGCTATGGCAAAAGCTATCGAAGCAGTTAACCAAGGAGAGATGGGATATCTTGCTGCTTCAAAAGCGTTTGGAGTACCAAAAACCACTCTGAGACGCCGatccaatttttataaattaaacaatgatATAGAGTTTGTATCATCGAAAG ggCTACCCAGAAAGTTTACTCCAGTTTTTAGTCCTGTGCAAGAATCCGAACTTGTCagttatttaaaagatttagaAAGTCGATTATTTGGATTATCAAGCTTCGAGGTGAGAATCCTCGCTTATCAGCTcgctgaaaaaaatcaaattaaacaTCCATTTGTAAATGGAGTAGCTGGAGAAGATTGGCTGCAAGGATTTTTGAAACGTAACCCCACCTTATCGTTACGCAAACCTGAAAGCACATCAGCAGCACGGGCAGctggtttcaatcggattgtcattcaaaatttttttaacttactaAAACAGATTATGGAAAAATACAATCTACTTCCTCATCGTATTTTTAACGTAGATGAAACTGGCTGTAGTAGTGTCCCAAAAACTCACGGGAAAATCATTGTTGAGAAAGGAAAAAAACAAGTTGGAATTTTAACGTCAGCTGAGCGAGGTAAAAATGTGACAATGGAGCTTTGTGTTTCAGCTTCAGGACAATTTTTACCACCATTGTTCATTTTTCCTCGTAAGCGTATGAAACCCAACTTGTTGAATAATACAATCCCAGGAAGTTGGGGGCTTTGTCATTCCAGTGGCTGGATGCAACATGATCTCTTCTTGCAGTGGTTCCAATGGTTTGTTGACCAGGTTAAGCCAACTTCTGAAGATCCAGTGCTGCTGATTTTGGATGGGCATACGACACACACTAACAATTTAGATGTGATTGACTACGCTCGTGATCATCACGTTGTAATTCTTTGCTTGCCACCTCATTGCACTCACCGTTTACAACCATTGGATGTCAGTGTAATGAAACCAATATCTTCTTATTATGAgcaagaagtaaaaaaatggttATCAGAGCACCCAGGAAGAGTCGTCACGCCTGAAGTTCTGCCAATGCTGTTCAGTAATGCATTAAATAAAGCAGCAAAGCCTGAAACTATAATAAATGGTTTCCGAAAAACTGGAATTTACCCAATGAATCCAGATATTTTTGACTCAAAAGATTTTGCTCCTGCCGACACTACCAATAGCAACAAACCACCTGAAGAACAATCACTAGAAAATCTGACCCAAAGTCTGAGTGATTTGTGCAAGACAGATTTTATTGAAGGACCTGAACCCGAGCAACAACCTGAACAGCAGCAACTTGAGCAACAAGAGCTTAGACAGCAAGAGCCAGAAAAACCTGAACTGCAACAACAACTTGAAGAGCCAGTAATTATTCCAATTGCCTCCACCTCCACTGGTAAACCATCGTTGAGGCCCCCATCTAGGTACTTTAGACCACAAATTATTGACGAAAGCTCCGATGAAGAGATGGAAAAATCTCTTACTGAAAATATCACTAAAACTGCTGCATCATCCAAAGCAACGATGAGACAAAACACATCGAAGTTTTATGTAACACCTTACGACATCAAGCCATTGCCATCAAGAGACTCCCCGCCAAAAAAACGACGTCGAGGTGTGACGAGGATTTTAACCAGTAAACAATACCGTGATGAgttggaagaaaaaaaaaataatcaaaaaataaaaaatataatagcagAAAAAGTCACTAATAAAAACAAAgctccaaaaattaaaaaaaaaaaaagttctcaaaAAGAAGACAGTGATTGCCATTGCCTGTATTGTAATGGACTCTATTCTGAATCAAAGGAATCATGGATTCAGTGCAATAACTGCAAAATGTGGTCTCACGATTCCTGTGCAAGTATTGAGGAAGATTTTTCAGATGAATATACCTGTGATtactgtgaaaataattaa
- the LOC103571730 gene encoding BTB/POZ domain-containing protein KCTD9, which translates to MKRVILFKNGTDVNGKVFMVTHSVGELLQAASTKFNITAKRIFTPQGGEVDDIKLIRDDDILYVSCGEEFISTDSNPISRNHDWVTLNVGGKLFTTTRSTLTQKEPMSMLARMFMEKDDSDEFRIPPSKQDSNGAFLIDRSSAYFEPILNYLRHGQLILDTNISAAGVLEEARFYGIEGIISTLEEMVAVDSEKHKGTDALTRRDVLKAIMSTPATSELRFQGVNLSGADLSRLDLRNINFKYANLRGCNLVGANLSGCCLERADLSFANLENAQLVCVKMLCANLEAANLHSCNFEDPGGLSANMEGVNLKGANLEGSNMAAVNLRVATLKNAILKNCDLRSAILAGADLESCDLSGSDLHEANLRGANWKNAAFELMQTPLHMSQTVR; encoded by the exons ATGAaaagagttattttatttaaaaatggtaCAGATGTAAATGGAAAG gtATTTATGGTGACACATTCTGTTGGAGAACTACTCCAAGCTGCGAGcactaaatttaatataactgCCAAAAGAATATTCACACCACAAGGTGGTGAAGTTGATGACATTAAGTTAATcag AGATGACGACATATTGTACGTGTCCTGTGGagaagaatttatttcaacagACAGCAATCCAATTTCCAGAAACCACGACTGGGTGACACTCAATGTTGgtggtaaattatttactaccaCCAGAAGTACGTTAACGCAGAAGGAGCCGATGAGTATGCTAGCgag AATGTTTATGGAAAAAGATGATAGTGATGAATTTAGAATACCGCCCAGTAAACAAGATAGCAATGGCGCTTTTTTAATAGACCGTAGCTCAGCTTATTTTGAAccgatattaaattatttacgtcATGGGCAACTTATTTTGGATACTAATATCAGTGCTGCAG gaGTACTTGAAGAGGCGCGATTTTACGGAATCGAGGGTATTATCAGCACCCTGGAAGAAATGGTAGCAGTCGATAGCGAAAAACACAAAGGCACCGACGCACTAACACGCCGCGATGTTTTGAAAGCGATCATGTCGACGCCAGCGACTTCTGAGCTACGATTCCAAGGCGTTAATTTATCCGGGGCCGATTTATCGCGTCTAGATCTACGGAATATCAATTTCAAG TATGCAAATTTACGAGGATGCAATTTAGTTGGCGCAAATCTGTCAGGATGTTGTCTAGAGCGTGCGGATCTATCATTTGCAAATCTTGAGAATGCACAGTTAGTATGCGTTAAGATGCTATGTGCTAATCTTGAAGCGGCAAATTTACATTCCTGTAATTTCGAAGACCCTGGTGGGCTATCAGCAAATATGGAAGGCGTTAATCTTAAAGGAGCTAATCTTGAAGGAAGTAATATGGCGGCTGTTAATTTAAGAGTTGCTACTTTGAAAAATGctatacttaaaaattgtgatttgAGATCTGCTATTCTTGCCGGAGCTGATTTagag tcctgCGATTTATCCGGCTCAGATCTGCACGAGGCAAATTTACGTGGTGCCAATTGGAAAAACGCGGCCTTTGAATTAATGCAGACTCCACTGCACATGTCCCAGACAGTGCGATGA